One genomic region from Streptomyces venezuelae encodes:
- a CDS encoding enoyl-CoA hydratase/isomerase family protein, with translation MTVNLEVADGVGTIRLDRPPMNALDIATQDRLRELAQEATDRDDVRAVILYGGEKVFAAGADIKEMQVMDHVAMVKRSRALQDSFTAIARIPKPVVAAVTGYALGGGCELALCADYRIAADNAKLGQPEILLGLIPGAGGTQRLSRLVGPSRAKDLIFTGRMVKADEALTLGLVDRVVPAAEVYEQAHAWAAKLAQGPAVALRAAKEAVDQGLETDIDTGLAIERTWFAGLFATADREAGMRSFVEEGPGKAKFA, from the coding sequence ATGACTGTGAACCTCGAAGTCGCCGACGGCGTCGGCACGATCCGCCTCGACCGCCCCCCGATGAACGCGCTCGACATCGCCACCCAGGACCGGCTGCGCGAGCTGGCCCAGGAGGCGACCGACCGCGACGACGTGCGGGCCGTGATCCTCTACGGCGGCGAGAAGGTGTTCGCGGCCGGCGCGGACATCAAGGAGATGCAGGTCATGGACCACGTGGCCATGGTCAAGCGCTCGCGCGCCCTCCAGGACTCCTTCACGGCGATCGCCCGCATCCCGAAGCCCGTCGTCGCCGCCGTCACCGGCTACGCCCTCGGGGGCGGCTGCGAGCTCGCGCTCTGCGCCGACTACCGGATCGCCGCCGACAACGCGAAGCTGGGTCAGCCGGAGATCCTGCTCGGCCTCATCCCCGGTGCGGGCGGCACCCAGCGGCTCTCCCGGCTGGTCGGCCCCTCCCGCGCCAAGGACCTCATCTTCACCGGCCGCATGGTGAAGGCGGACGAGGCCCTCACGCTCGGCCTGGTCGACCGGGTCGTCCCGGCCGCCGAGGTGTACGAGCAGGCGCACGCCTGGGCCGCGAAGCTGGCACAGGGTCCGGCCGTCGCCCTGCGGGCCGCGAAGGAGGCCGTCGACCAGGGTCTGGAGACCGACATCGACACCGGTCTCGCGATCGAACGCACCTGGTTCGCCGGGCTGTTCGCGACCGCGGACCGGGAGGCCGGGATGCGCAGCTTCGTCGAGGAGGGCCCGGGCAAGGCGAAGTTCGCCTGA
- a CDS encoding Ig-like domain-containing protein encodes MNGQPISGASVGATGRRGRRRGGVRLQALAAGALLLVLTACGGGETGGAKGGQDPASQGSGKPENAASQAVVTILPKDGADSVATSGALKVTAAQGKLATVTVADSKGIAVEGKIAADGASWAPTAHLSAGTQYKVHAVAKDAEGRESAKDTTFTTLVPKNTFIGHYTPEDGSTVGVGMPVSINFTRGITDPDAVEKAIKVTAEPAVEIEGHWFGNDRLDFRPEEYWAAGTKVTVDLNLDGVEGRPGVYGKQKKTISFTIGRRQVSTVDASAKTMKIERDGSIIKTLPITAGAPSTTTYNGQMVISEKYKVTRMNGATVGFGGEYDIKDVPHAMRLSTSGTFVHGNYWAPKSTFGSSNVSHGCVGLSDTRGAGDSSTPAAWFYDRSIIGDVIVVKNSKDKQIQPENGLNGWNMPWSEWTK; translated from the coding sequence GTGAACGGGCAGCCGATATCGGGGGCATCGGTAGGAGCTACGGGCCGGCGCGGCCGACGACGCGGGGGCGTCCGTCTGCAGGCGCTGGCCGCGGGGGCTCTGCTCCTCGTCCTCACCGCCTGCGGCGGCGGCGAGACCGGCGGCGCCAAGGGGGGCCAGGACCCGGCATCGCAAGGGAGCGGCAAGCCGGAGAACGCCGCCTCCCAGGCGGTCGTGACGATCCTTCCGAAGGACGGTGCCGACTCGGTCGCCACCAGCGGGGCCCTCAAGGTCACCGCCGCGCAGGGCAAGCTGGCCACGGTCACGGTCGCCGACTCCAAGGGCATCGCGGTCGAGGGCAAGATCGCGGCGGACGGTGCCAGCTGGGCGCCCACCGCCCACCTGTCCGCGGGGACCCAGTACAAGGTCCACGCGGTCGCGAAGGACGCCGAGGGCCGCGAGTCGGCGAAGGACACCACCTTCACCACCCTGGTCCCGAAGAACACCTTCATCGGCCACTACACGCCGGAGGACGGTTCGACCGTCGGCGTCGGCATGCCGGTCTCCATCAACTTCACCCGGGGCATCACCGACCCGGACGCCGTCGAGAAGGCCATCAAGGTGACGGCCGAGCCGGCCGTGGAGATCGAGGGGCACTGGTTCGGCAACGACCGCCTCGACTTCCGCCCGGAGGAGTACTGGGCCGCGGGCACCAAGGTCACGGTCGACCTCAACCTGGACGGCGTCGAGGGCCGCCCGGGCGTCTACGGCAAGCAGAAGAAGACGATCAGCTTCACCATCGGCCGCCGTCAGGTCTCCACCGTCGACGCCAGCGCCAAGACGATGAAGATCGAGCGGGACGGCTCGATCATCAAGACGCTGCCGATCACCGCGGGCGCCCCGTCGACGACCACGTACAACGGCCAGATGGTCATCAGCGAGAAGTACAAGGTGACCCGCATGAACGGGGCCACGGTCGGCTTCGGCGGCGAGTACGACATCAAGGACGTCCCGCACGCGATGCGGCTCTCCACCTCGGGCACCTTCGTGCACGGCAACTACTGGGCCCCGAAGAGCACCTTCGGCTCCTCCAACGTCAGCCACGGCTGCGTCGGCCTGTCGGACACGCGCGGCGCGGGCGACAGCTCGACCCCGGCCGCCTGGTTCTACGACCGCTCGATCATCGGTGACGTGATCGTCGTCAAGAACTCCAAGGACAAGCAGATCCAGCCGGAGAACGGCCTCAACGGCTGGAACATGCCGTGGTCGGAGTGGACCAAGTAA